One genomic region from Hirundo rustica isolate bHirRus1 chromosome 5, bHirRus1.pri.v3, whole genome shotgun sequence encodes:
- the IGFBP7 gene encoding LOW QUALITY PROTEIN: insulin-like growth factor-binding protein 7 (The sequence of the model RefSeq protein was modified relative to this genomic sequence to represent the inferred CDS: deleted 1 base in 1 codon) translates to MPPSAMPLLLLPLLLAALAVPAPGAEAAAAGGCGPCDPARCPALPARGCPLGRVRDACGCCWQCGRGEGEACGGGGGAGGRCAPGLECVKSRQRRKAKGGPVPAAAGPPGVCLCKSRYPVCGSDGLTYGSGCQLRAASLRAQSRGEPAISQRSKGACEQGPSIVTPPKDIWNVTGAQIYLSCEVIGIPTPVLIWNKIIRGQYGVQRMELLPGDRENLAIQTRGGPEKHEVTGWVLISPLSKEDAGEYECHASNAKGEATASAKIHVVETLHEIALTKDDGAEL, encoded by the exons ATGCCGCCCTCCGCGAtgccgctgctgctcctgccgctgctgctggcgGCGCTGGCCGTGCCCGCCCCGGgcgcggaggcggcggcggcggggggctgCGGGCCCTGCGATCCGGCGCGG TgcccggcgctgccggcgcGGGGCTGCCCGCTGGGCCGGGTGCGGGACGCctgcggctgctgctggcagtgcgGGCGCGGCGAGGGCGAGGcgtgcggcggcggcggcggcgcggggggacGCTGCGCCCCCGGCCTCGAGTGCGTGAAGAGCCGCCAGCGCCGCAAGGCCAAGGGCGGCCCGgttcccgccgccgccggcccgcccGGCGTGTGCCTCTGCAAGAGCCGCTACCCGGTGTGCGGCAGCGACGGGCTCACCTACGGCAGCGGCTGCCAGCTCCGCGCCGCCAGCCTGCGCGCACAGAGCCGCGGCGAGCCCGCCATCAGCCAGCGCAGCAAGGGAGCCTGCGAGCAAG GACCCTCCATTGTGACTCCTCCTAAGGACATCTGGAATGTGACAGGAGCGCAAATCTACCTGAGCTGTGAAGTCATTGGCATCCCAACGCCTGTCCTCATCTGGAATAAG ATAATTCGAGGACAGTATGGTGTCCAGAGGATGGAGCTTCTGCCTGGGGACCGGGAGAACTTGGCTATCCAGACCCGTGGGGGCCCTGAGAAACATGAAGTGACTGGCTGGGTGCTG ATATCTCCTCTGAGCAAAGAGGACGCTGGGGAATACGAGTGCCATGCATCAAATGCCAAAGGAGAGGCAACGGCTTCTGCGAAAATCCACGTTGTGGAAACTCTGCATGAAATCGCCCTGACCAAAG aTGACGGTGCAGAGCTGTGA